From a single Lewinella sp. LCG006 genomic region:
- a CDS encoding YegP family protein encodes MENPKFQLFKDSASEFRFRLRAKNGEIILRSSEGYASKQGCQKGIGSVKENAPIDSRYGRHTATNGKYYFILKAGNGEPLGISEMYNSTAGRENGIAAVKRDAPGAPTEDLT; translated from the coding sequence ATGGAGAATCCAAAATTTCAGTTATTTAAAGACAGTGCTAGCGAGTTCCGGTTCCGCTTACGAGCCAAAAACGGCGAGATTATTCTGCGCAGTAGCGAAGGCTACGCTTCGAAGCAAGGATGTCAGAAAGGTATTGGCTCAGTAAAAGAAAATGCGCCGATTGACAGCCGTTACGGGCGACATACTGCAACGAATGGGAAATATTACTTTATTCTCAAAGCTGGAAACGGCGAACCACTGGGCATTAGTGAAATGTATAATAGCACTGCTGGGCGTGAAAACGGTATTGCTGCTGTGAAGCGGGATGCCCCTGGTGCACCAACGGAAGATTTGACGTAG
- a CDS encoding DUF2188 domain-containing protein: MSKKNQHVVPHQEGWATKGAGNERATKVHATQADAIAHAKQIAQNQQSELLIHGRNGRIRERNSYGNDPYPPRG, translated from the coding sequence ATGAGCAAGAAGAATCAACATGTTGTCCCACACCAAGAAGGGTGGGCGACGAAAGGGGCAGGAAATGAACGTGCTACGAAAGTACACGCAACACAGGCAGATGCAATAGCCCATGCAAAACAAATTGCACAGAATCAGCAATCAGAACTGCTTATTCATGGGCGAAATGGGAGAATTCGTGAGCGTAACAGCTACGGAAACGATCCCTATCCACCGAGGGGTTAA